One Tripterygium wilfordii isolate XIE 37 chromosome 10, ASM1340144v1, whole genome shotgun sequence DNA segment encodes these proteins:
- the LOC120007430 gene encoding paired amphipathic helix protein Sin3-like 4 isoform X4: MKRSRDDVYMGSHSQLKRPIVSSRGEPSGHAHMMGGGGGSGAAAGGLQKLTTNDALQYLKSVKEIFQDNREKYDDFLEVMKDFKAQRVDTTGVIARVKELFKGHRELILGFNTFLPKGYEITHASDNEQPSQKKPVEFEEAINFVNKIKTRFQGDDRVYKSFLDILNMYRKENKSITEVYHEVATLFEDHTDLLLEFTHFLPDTSAAGSVNYISSGRFRDRSSGMPEMRQMHVDKKERTTPSHSDRDLSVDSPDPDNDRGLMKTEKEQWRRCEKEKDRREDRERRDCERDDRDFEHDGNRDFNMQRKRKSGPRPEGSMAEQLHQGDGDENFGVQPASSTYDDKSGLKSMISQELAFCERVKEKLHNPDDYQEFLRCLHLYTREIITRSELQSLVSDLLGRYPDLMDGFNEFLARCEKNESLWIEGLPPRSLKVEDRDRDCERDDMVKDKDRENRERDRLDKGLGNKETGGHRMSLISNKDKYVGKAINELDLSNCERCTPSYRLLPKNYSIPSASQRTDIGAEVLNNHWVSVTSGSEDYSFKHMRKNQYEESLFRCEDDRFELDMLLESVNVTTKRAEELLEKINTNAIKAESLIGIEEHFTALNLRCIERLYGDHGLDVMEMLRKNASLALPVILTRLKQKQEEWARCRADFNKVWAEIYAKNYHKSLDHRSFYFKQQDTKSSSTKALLAEIKEISEKKLKEDDVLLAIAAGNRRPIIPNLKFEYPDSDIHEDIYQLIKYSCGEVCTTEQLDKVMKIWTTFLEPILGVPSRPQGAEDTEDAVKSRNHSVKGSGESDGSPGGGSAVINSKPSRNGDESTPQEQSSSSKTWVINGDNGPKVVGSLDADQTRKNDTFSCTPHYDKVQPNPVMGDKTSGVSKEVGCSERLVNSNASLANGAEESNGRTNVETISDILKCNFVLQGLATPSRTCNGIIDGGTELRSNNEIVHSEQGHDSARPTVSANGVVPEGTKNRYNEESVDPFKIEREEGELSPNGDLEEDNFAVYGETGLDSLHEANDNSFSRQYQTRHVEEICGEAGGENDADADDEGEVSAQRSSEDSENASENGDVSGSDSGEGEECSQEEHEDGDHDEHDNKAESEGEAEGMEDAHVVEGDGTPLPLSERFLSTAKPLAKHVPPALHDKENDFRVFYGNDSFYVLIRLHQTLYERIQSAKINSSSGERKWKASNDSSPNDLYGRFMSALYNLLDGSSDNTKFEDDCRAIIGTQSYVLFTLDKLIYKLVKQLQAVAADEMDNKLLQLYAYENSRKRGRFVDAVYHENARVLLHDENIYRIKCSSVPTRLSIQLMDYGHDKPEVTAVSMDPNFAAYLHNDFLSVVREKKEKSGIFLKRNKHKYAGGDEFSSTCQAMEGLQIGNGLECKIACNSSKVSYVLDTEDYLFRRRNMKSLQQNNSCRDQAKASNGGPARVERFHRFLSN, translated from the exons ATGAAGAGGTCGAGAGACGATGTTTACATGGGCTCTCATTCTCAACTCAAACGCCCTATTGTGTCTTCTCGCGGAGAACC GTCTGGTCATGCGCATATGATGGGAGGAGGTGGAGGATCAGGAGCAGCTGCAGGTGGACTACAGAAATTAACAACAAACGATGCTTTGCAATATCTCAAGTCAGTGAAGGAAATATTTCAAGACAACAGAGAAAAATATGATGACTTCCTTGAAGTTATGAAAGATTTTAAGGCACAAAG AGTTGACACTACAGGTGTAATAGCTAGGGTCAAGGAATTGTTTAAAGGTCATCGAGAACTAATTTTGGGGTTTAATACCTTTTTGCCAAAGGGATATGAGATTACTCATGCATCTGATAATGAACAACCTTCTCAAAAGAAGCCGGTTGAATTTGAAGAAGCTATTAATTTTGTGAACAAGATTAAG ACGAGGTTCCAAGGCGATGACCGTGTTTATAAATcatttttagatattttgaaCATGTATAGAAAAGAGAACAAGTCCATCACTGAGGTTTATCACGAG GTTGCAACACTCTTTGAAGACCACACTGATCTGCTATTGGAGTTTACTCATTTCCTACCTGATACTTCAGCAGCAGGCTCTGTAAATTACATTTCATCTGGTAGATTCCGAGATAGGAGCTCTGGCATGCCAGAAATGCGGCAAATGCATGTTGACAAG AAAGAGAGGACGACGCCTTCTCATTCTGATCGTGATCTTAGTGTCGATAGTCCTGATCCAGACAATGACAGAGGTTTGATGAAAACAGAGAAAGAGCAATGGAGACGCTGTGAAAAGGAAAAGGATAGGAGAGAGGACCGAGAGAGAAGAGATTGTGAGAGGGATGACAGAGACTTTGAGCATGATGGCAATAGAGACTTCAATATGCAACGGAAACGGAAATCTGGTCCTAGGCCTGAAGGCTCAATGGCTGAGCAATTGCACCAAGGTGATGGCGATGAAAACTTTGGAGTGCAACCTGCTTCATCCACTTATGATGATAAAAGTGGTCTGAAAA GTATGATTAGCCAAGAGCTTGCTTTCTGTGAGAGAGTGAAGGAGAAGTTACACAATCCTGATGATTACCAAGAATTTTTGAGATGTCTTCATCTCTATACCAGGGAAATAATCACAAGATCAGAATTGCAATCTTTG GTGAGTGATTTACTTGGAAGATATCCAGATCTTATGGATggatttaatgaatttttggccCGCTGTGAGAAGAATG AATCCTTGTGGATTGAAGGACTTCCTCCCCGATCTTTGAAGGTAGAGGACAGAGATAGAGATTGTGAAAGGGATGATATGGTTAAAGACAAAGATCGTGAAAATCGGGAGAGAGATAGACTGGACAAAGGTCTTGGAAACAAAGAGACAGGTGGTCACAGGATGTCTTTAATTTCCAACAAGGATAAGTATGTGGGAAAAGCTATTAATGAACTTGACCTGTCAAACTGTGAACGCTGCACTCCCAGTTACCGACTTCTGCCGAAGAAT TATTCAATACCATCTGCAAGCCAAAGAACAGATATTGGTGCTGAAGTATTGAACAATCATTGGGTATCTGTAACTTCAGGAAGTGAGGATTATTCTTTTAAACACATGCGGAAAAACCAGTATGAGGAAAGCCTGTTTCGATGTGAGGATGACAG GTTTGAACTGGACATGTTGTTAGAGTCTGTGAATGTGACAACTAAGCGTGCAGAAGAACTATTAGAGAAGATCAACACCAATGCCATCAAAGCAGAGAGTCTAATTGGTATTGAGGAGCACTTTACAG CTCTAAATTTAAGGTGCATTGAACGTTTGTACGGTGACCATGGTCTTGATGTGATGGAGATGTTAAGAAAGAATGCTTCCCTTGCTTTGCCAGTTATTTTAACTCGCTTGAAGCAGAAACAGGAAGAGTGGGCTAGGTGCCGTGCCGATTTTAATAAAGTTTGGGCTGAAATATATGCGAAGAACTATCACAAATCGCTGGATCATCGTAGCTTCTATTTCAAGCAGCAGGATACCAAGAGCTCGAGTACAAAAG CCTTATTGGCGGAGATCAAAGAAATTAGTGAGAAAAAGCTCAAGGAAGATGATGTGCTTCTTGCTATTGCTGCTGGAAATAGACGACCTATTATTccgaatttgaaatttgaataccCTGATTCGGACATTCATGAAGATATATATCAGCTTATCAAATATTCTTGTGGAGAAGTTTGTACAACTGAACAATTGGATAAAGTAATGAAGATTTGGACAACCTTCTTGGAACCCATTCTCGGTGTTCCTTCTAGGCCTCAGGGTGCAGAGGACACTGAAGATGCTGTCAAAAGTAGGAACCATTCTGTGAAAGGTAGTGGGGAAAGTGATGGAAGCCCTGGTGGTGGTTCAGCAGTCATAAATTCCAAACCTTCCAGAAATGGAGATGAAAGTACTCCACAAGAGCAATCAAGTTCTTCAAAGACTTGGGTAATAAATGGAGATAATGGACCTAAAGTAGTTGGTTCTCTTGATGCAGATCAAACTCGTAAAAATGATACTTTTAGTTGTACTCCTCACTATGATAAAGTGCAGCCTAATCCAGTTATGGGTGACAAAACTTCAGGGGTCAGTAAAGAAGTTGGCTGCAGTGAACGGTTGGTTAATTCAAATGCTTCGCTTGCCAATGGTGCAGAGGAAAGTAATGGGAGAACTAATGTAGAAACCATATCAG ACATTCTGAAATGCAATTTTGTGTTGCAAGGGCTTGCCACCCCTTCCAGAACTTGTAATGGCATCATTGACGGTGGTACTGAGTTGAGGTCAAATAACGAAATTGTGCATTCAGAG CAGGGTCATGATAGTGCCCGACCGACTGTATCCGCAAATGGGGTGGTGCCAGAAGGTACCAAAAATAGATACAATGAAGAATCTGTTGACCCATTTAAAATTGAAAGAGAGGAAGGTGAATTATCTCCAAATGGAGATCTTGAAGAGGACAATTTTGCAGTTTATGGAGAAACTGGTTTGGATTCTTTGCACGAAGCAAATGATAATTCTTTCAGCAGGCAGTATCAAACCAGACATGTAGAAGAAATATGTGGTGAAGCAGGGGGAGAAAATGACGCTGATGCTGATGATGAGGGTGAGGTTAGTGCTCAAAGATCATCAGAGGACAGTGAAAATGCATCTGAGAACGGCGATGTTTCTGGAAGTGATTCTGGTGAAGGTGAGGAATGCTCTCAGGAAGAGCATGAAGATGgagaccatgatgagcatgatAATAAGGCTGAGAGTGAAGGTGAGGCTGAAGGGATGGAAGATGCTCATGTTGTTGAAGGTGATGGAACACCATTGCCACTTTCAGAACGTTTTCTTTCGACTGCGAAGCCTTTAGCTAAGCATGTCCCTCCAGCATTACATGATAAAGAAAATGACTTTCGGGTTTTTTACGGAAATGATTCTTTTTATGTGCTTATAAGGCTACATCAA ACATTATATGAAAGAATACAATCTGCTAAGATAAATTCATCTTCTGGCGAAAGAAAATGGAAAGCTTCAAACGATTCAAGCCCTAATGATCTCTATGGCAG GTTTATGAGTGCACTTTACAATTTACTCGATGGTTCTTCTGATAATACAAAATTTGAGGATGATTGTCGAGCTATTATTGGAACTCAGTCATATGTCCTATTCACATTGGACAAACTGATTTATAAACTTGTCAAACAG CTCCAAGCAGTTGCAGCTGATGAGATGGACAACAAGCTTCTTCAATTATATGCCTATGAAAATTCTAGAAAACGTGGAAGATTTGTTGATGCAGTTTATCATGAAAATGCCCGTGTTCTTCTTCATGATGAGAACATATATCGTATCAAATGT tCTTCTGTGCCAACCCGTCTGTCTATTCAGCTTATGGATTATGGGCATGATAAACCAGAGGTGACTGCAGTTTCCATGGATCCTAATTTTGCAGCTTATCTGCATAATGACTTTCTCTCAGTTGTTCgtgagaaaaaagagaaatcaGGGATTTTTTTAAAGAG GAATAAACACAAATACGCAGGTGGTGATGAATTTTCTTCCACATGCCAAGCCATGGAAGGACTTCAAATTGGTAATGGATTGGAGTGTAAGATAGCATGCAATTCATCCAAG GTCTCGTACGTTTTAGATACTGAAGATTATTTGTTTAGAAGAAGGAATATGAAAAGTTTGCAGCAGAACAATTCTTGCCGTGATCAGGCAAAGGCTTCAAATGGTGGGCCAGCTAGAGTAGAGCGGTTTCACAGATTTCTATCAAATTGA